In Elusimicrobiota bacterium, a genomic segment contains:
- a CDS encoding PorV/PorQ family protein: MSKLLNAVLLAVMVVGITCTNNVEAGVGSSAMQFLKVGVGAKQEGMGGAQVAVAEDINSVYWNPAGLGSVSANELSFMHLSQFEGINYEYLAIGHPINESATIGLQIMYLNYGNIDKTLEDATGAYDTIGSVGSYSAKDMGGAISYGRQVDETINIGGSLKMVSQKIDTNSASGFGIDLGVEYIPVKGGLQLGLAVQNIGGKVGSDNMPGNIKAGLGKKLSAFEGENNLTVAADVNYGLDSASIKENIGMELMIAEMVGIRAGYKIGYDEETYTLGGGFKMNSESSTFNIDYAFVPTKDLGDTHRISLGIRFGGK, encoded by the coding sequence ATGTCAAAACTGTTAAATGCAGTTCTGTTAGCAGTAATGGTAGTAGGTATTACATGTACAAACAATGTAGAAGCCGGAGTAGGTAGTTCAGCTATGCAATTTTTGAAAGTAGGTGTAGGTGCTAAACAGGAAGGTATGGGTGGCGCACAGGTAGCAGTAGCAGAAGATATTAATAGCGTATATTGGAACCCGGCAGGATTGGGTTCAGTCAGTGCTAACGAACTATCATTTATGCATTTATCACAATTTGAAGGAATAAACTACGAGTATTTAGCAATCGGGCACCCGATAAATGAAAGTGCAACAATAGGGTTACAGATAATGTATTTGAATTATGGAAATATAGACAAAACGTTAGAAGATGCAACAGGCGCATATGATACAATAGGCAGTGTAGGCAGTTATAGTGCAAAAGATATGGGCGGAGCAATAAGTTATGGCAGACAGGTAGATGAAACAATTAATATAGGTGGTAGTTTAAAGATGGTAAGCCAGAAGATAGATACAAACAGTGCATCCGGCTTTGGAATAGATTTAGGAGTAGAGTATATTCCTGTTAAAGGCGGATTACAATTAGGATTAGCGGTTCAGAACATAGGCGGTAAAGTGGGCAGTGACAATATGCCCGGGAATATAAAAGCGGGATTAGGCAAGAAGCTGTCAGCGTTTGAAGGTGAGAACAACCTTACAGTAGCAGCAGATGTCAATTATGGATTAGACAGTGCAAGTATAAAAGAGAATATAGGAATGGAGTTAATGATAGCCGAGATGGTAGGAATAAGAGCAGGATACAAGATAGGCTATGATGAAGAGACATACACATTAGGCGGTGGTTTTAAGATGAATAGTGAAAGTTCTACATTTAATATAGATTATGCGTTTGTTCCGACAAAAGATTTAGGCGACACGCACAGGATATCGCTTGGAATAAGGTTTGGCGGGAAATGA